The following are encoded in a window of Haliotis asinina isolate JCU_RB_2024 chromosome 14, JCU_Hal_asi_v2, whole genome shotgun sequence genomic DNA:
- the LOC137261916 gene encoding soma ferritin-like yields MSQARQNYHEDCEAGINRQINMELYASYVYQSMAFHFDRDDVGLKGFHKFFKKQSDEEREHAEKLMQFQNLRGGRIVLQNVQKPERDEWGSGLDAMQSALALEKNVNQALIDLHGVADAHNDAHMADFIEEEFLKEQVESIKQISEYITSLKRVGPGLGEYMFDKETLNA; encoded by the exons ATGTCGCAAGCACGCCAGAACTATCACGAAGATTGCGAGGCGGGCATTAACCGACAGATTAACATGGAGCTGTATGCCAGTTACGTGTATCAGTCTATG GCATTCCACTTTGACCGAGATGATGTTGGTCTGAAAGGCTTCCACAAATTCTTTAAAAAGCAATCTGATGAGGAACGTGAACATGCAGAGAAATTAATGCAGTTCCAGAACTTGAGAGGTGGTCGCATTGTGTTGCAGAATGTGCAG AAGCCCGAGAGAGACGAGTGGGGCTCAGGTCTTGATGCTATGCAGTCCGCCCTTGCCTTGGAAAAAAACGTAAATCAGGCCCTGATTGACCTGCACGGAGTAGCTGATGCTCACAACGATGCACAT ATGGCAGATTTTATAGAGGAAGAATTTCTGAAAGAGCAGGTTGAGTCCATTAAACAGATCTCTGAATATATCACTTCTCTGAAACGAGTTGGACCAGGACTTGGGGAGTACATGTTTGACAAGGAAACTCTAAATGCCTGA